A DNA window from Paraburkholderia hospita contains the following coding sequences:
- a CDS encoding sensor histidine kinase, whose amino-acid sequence MRLSEFILRDMERILVQWEAFAVTLLPAAARMDSLALRDHARPLLEAMVADLSTGQSADARSQKAWGRAPQLADAPHTAAHTHALLRAQSGFDINQLAAEYRALRASVLELWMDDCQPEARYLDDIIRFNEAVDQAIAESVRSFSAEVERARNLFLGMLGHDMRSPLQTIHATASYLTRMNAGEGVSSAADRLIRTGARMQALLDDLCDFNRTELGLGIGIVPAEVDLVAVFADETDQLRAAHPERQIVLEAPATLRGVWDGLRLQQLLGNLVVNAIRYGTHDVPVRVALTGDDTEVRFEVRNAGAAIDPALLPRIFDPLQRGPDAGSRKGANLGLGLYIAREIAVAHGGKIDVRSDGQETAFTVSLPRQVVARGTL is encoded by the coding sequence ATGCGACTGTCTGAGTTCATCCTGCGCGATATGGAGCGCATCCTCGTGCAATGGGAGGCGTTCGCCGTGACCTTGCTGCCTGCGGCGGCGCGCATGGATTCGCTGGCGTTGCGTGATCATGCACGGCCGCTGCTTGAAGCGATGGTGGCCGACCTGTCGACCGGGCAGAGCGCGGACGCGCGGTCGCAGAAAGCATGGGGGCGGGCCCCGCAGCTGGCCGATGCGCCGCACACGGCGGCACACACGCACGCCCTTCTGCGCGCGCAAAGCGGTTTCGACATCAACCAGCTGGCCGCCGAGTACCGCGCGCTGCGCGCCAGCGTGCTTGAATTGTGGATGGACGATTGTCAGCCTGAAGCACGCTATCTCGATGACATCATCCGTTTCAATGAAGCGGTGGACCAGGCGATTGCCGAATCGGTCCGTTCTTTCAGCGCTGAAGTCGAGCGGGCACGCAACCTGTTCCTCGGGATGCTGGGCCATGACATGCGCAGCCCGCTGCAGACCATCCACGCGACGGCGTCCTATCTCACGAGGATGAATGCCGGTGAAGGAGTATCGTCTGCCGCAGACCGTCTGATCCGGACTGGGGCCCGGATGCAGGCGCTGCTCGACGATCTGTGCGATTTTAATCGGACCGAGCTGGGTCTGGGCATCGGCATCGTGCCAGCCGAGGTGGACCTTGTTGCGGTTTTTGCCGATGAGACTGACCAGTTGCGTGCGGCTCATCCAGAGCGCCAGATCGTGCTGGAGGCGCCTGCGACCCTGCGGGGCGTCTGGGACGGTCTGCGCCTGCAGCAGTTGCTGGGTAACCTGGTCGTGAATGCGATCCGGTATGGCACGCATGACGTGCCAGTGCGGGTGGCGTTGACAGGCGACGACACGGAAGTCCGGTTCGAGGTGAGAAACGCGGGTGCAGCCATCGATCCTGCGCTGCTGCCAAGAATATTCGACCCACTCCAGCGCGGCCCCGATGCCGGATCCCGGAAGGGCGCCAATCTCGGGCTCGGACTGTATATCGCTCGCGAGATCGCCGTGGCGCACGGCGGCAAGATCGACGTGCGCTCGGACGGACAGGAGACCGCCTTTACAGTGAGCCTGCCCCGGCAGGTAGTGGCCCGGGGAACGCTGTGA
- a CDS encoding MaoC family dehydratase, protein MTIIDKYWDDANEGDVCMSPTYTVTKERILAYADLTGDHTPVHVDEEYANASHFGSIVAHGLFGLSIADGLKTQSEYRFLPGMSLGWTWDFNLPIKVNDVLHVKFRVGTMRASKSRPGWGIVVLPSELINQDGLVVQHGEHRLMVPRRPGAF, encoded by the coding sequence ATGACGATCATCGATAAGTACTGGGACGACGCCAACGAGGGCGACGTGTGCATGAGCCCGACCTACACGGTGACAAAGGAACGCATTCTGGCCTACGCCGACCTCACCGGCGATCACACGCCGGTTCACGTGGACGAGGAATATGCGAACGCGAGCCACTTCGGTTCGATCGTCGCGCATGGTCTGTTCGGCCTGTCTATCGCCGATGGGCTCAAGACCCAGAGCGAATACCGCTTCCTGCCCGGCATGTCGCTCGGCTGGACGTGGGACTTCAACCTTCCGATCAAGGTCAATGACGTGCTGCACGTGAAGTTCCGCGTGGGCACGATGCGCGCGAGCAAGAGCCGTCCGGGCTGGGGCATCGTCGTACTGCCGTCCGAACTGATCAATCAGGACGGCCTGGTCGTCCAGCATGGCGAGCATCGCTTGATGGTGCCGCGCCGACCGGGAGCATTCTGA
- the aroQ gene encoding type II 3-dehydroquinate dehydratase gives MKTILMLHGINHNMFGKRDPVQYGTITLAEIDARLQALGVELGVQVESFQTNSEGAMCERIHRAFEEHCDAVLINAGAWTHYSYGIRDALAILTCPVVELHMSNIHARESFRHHSVFAEIVDGQICGFGVESYLLALRAAVSQNRRT, from the coding sequence GTGAAAACGATCCTGATGCTTCACGGTATCAACCACAATATGTTTGGCAAACGCGACCCGGTGCAGTACGGAACAATCACGCTGGCCGAAATCGATGCCAGGCTGCAGGCTCTCGGCGTCGAGCTTGGCGTGCAAGTGGAATCGTTCCAGACGAATAGTGAAGGGGCAATGTGCGAGCGCATTCATCGCGCCTTCGAGGAGCACTGTGACGCCGTGCTGATCAACGCCGGGGCGTGGACACACTACAGCTACGGGATACGCGATGCGCTGGCTATTCTCACCTGCCCCGTCGTGGAATTGCATATGTCCAACATCCACGCCCGGGAATCGTTCCGACATCACTCGGTATTCGCCGAGATCGTCGACGGGCAAATCTGCGGCTTCGGGGTTGAAAGTTATCTGCTCGCCTTGCGAGCCGCAGTCTCCCAGAACCGACGCACGTGA
- a CDS encoding ketopantoate reductase family protein — protein MKIVILGAGALGCAIGAALMEGGNEVWLLNRSVAHVEAMRRDGLRVDDANGTRRVEVKATTRAAEVGAVDLVVVLVKSFHTDAAMRGALALVGPDTLVLSLQNGLGHEDVLADIVGRGRVLAGKTYVGGVMRNPGHIESGVAGKATYIGELDGGITSRVMAIAETFNAAGLATTVSDNIVGTMWDKLLVNVATGALTGTTGLTYGQLYDEPLLKTAALAAVAEAIAVAHAAGVTLSTTDPERPWILAGEGLSSAFKTSMLQSLEKGSITEIDFINGAVVRWGQRHGVPTPVNATLVACIKGIERAMADRQRRETNA, from the coding sequence GTGAAGATTGTGATTCTGGGTGCGGGTGCTCTGGGCTGTGCCATCGGCGCGGCGCTGATGGAAGGCGGCAACGAGGTGTGGTTGCTGAACCGCTCGGTGGCGCATGTGGAGGCCATGCGGCGCGACGGTCTGCGCGTAGACGATGCGAATGGCACGCGTCGTGTGGAAGTAAAGGCCACGACGCGTGCCGCCGAAGTGGGCGCCGTCGATCTGGTGGTCGTGCTGGTCAAGTCATTTCATACCGATGCAGCGATGCGTGGCGCCCTGGCGCTCGTCGGACCCGACACGCTTGTCCTGTCGTTGCAGAACGGCCTCGGGCACGAAGATGTGCTGGCGGACATCGTGGGTCGTGGGCGCGTGCTGGCCGGCAAGACCTATGTCGGCGGCGTGATGCGCAATCCGGGGCACATCGAGTCCGGCGTCGCTGGCAAGGCGACTTATATCGGCGAACTCGACGGCGGGATCACTTCCCGCGTGATGGCGATCGCTGAAACCTTCAACGCCGCCGGGCTGGCTACCACCGTCAGCGACAACATAGTCGGCACGATGTGGGACAAGTTGCTCGTCAATGTCGCAACCGGCGCGCTGACGGGCACGACTGGCCTCACCTACGGCCAACTCTACGACGAGCCGCTTCTGAAGACGGCTGCGCTCGCGGCAGTCGCTGAAGCAATCGCAGTCGCTCACGCCGCTGGCGTAACGCTTTCCACCACTGATCCTGAACGCCCGTGGATCCTCGCTGGCGAAGGCCTTTCTTCCGCCTTCAAGACCTCGATGCTGCAAAGCCTCGAAAAAGGCTCCATCACTGAAATCGACTTTATCAACGGCGCGGTCGTGCGATGGGGACAACGGCACGGCGTGCCGACGCCCGTCAACGCGACGCTGGTCGCCTGCATCAAGGGCATCGAGCGCGCCATGGCCGACCGACAACGCAGGGAGACAAATGCATGA
- a CDS encoding hybrid sensor histidine kinase/response regulator: MGEPKNHDAPVVLVVDDTAANLGLVVDTLEAEGLRAAVARDGHEALRRAELVKPDLILLDVMMPGLDGFQTCRALKDNPVTRDIPVIFMTSLTQTEDKIMGFRVGAMDFVTKPLQMEEVAVRVQTHLKLRALQRLQQEQNARLEEEIKTRIQAQDALIEVLNGVRNVSNAIAHDLRTPLTELRSRLEVLLLGLRKKGDEDTLGQLEGAMADVDRVIGIFNALLRLAEIDAGVRRSGFAESDVVTILSDAVEFYQPVAELRGISLSLLLCSESEVLAVVDPLLLAQAIGNLIDNALKYAREDGEVGVSLCEHEDHVEITVTDDGPGIPAAERTKVTERFYRGDHSRGTPGVGLGLALVKAVATLHQGSLEFADNAPGLAATMTIRRRT, encoded by the coding sequence ATGGGAGAGCCGAAAAACCATGACGCTCCCGTGGTGCTGGTTGTCGACGACACGGCGGCGAATCTGGGCCTCGTCGTCGATACGCTGGAAGCCGAGGGGCTGCGCGCCGCGGTGGCGCGCGATGGCCACGAAGCGTTGCGCCGCGCCGAGCTGGTCAAGCCCGATCTGATCCTGCTCGACGTGATGATGCCGGGACTGGATGGCTTTCAGACCTGTCGCGCGCTGAAGGACAACCCTGTCACGCGCGATATTCCCGTGATCTTCATGACCTCGCTGACGCAGACGGAAGATAAGATCATGGGCTTTCGCGTCGGTGCGATGGACTTCGTGACCAAGCCGCTGCAAATGGAGGAAGTCGCCGTTCGCGTGCAGACGCACCTCAAGCTGCGCGCGTTGCAACGGCTGCAACAGGAACAGAATGCCCGACTTGAAGAAGAGATCAAGACGCGCATCCAGGCGCAGGACGCGCTGATCGAAGTCTTGAACGGCGTGCGCAACGTATCGAACGCGATTGCGCACGATCTGCGTACGCCGCTGACCGAATTGCGCTCGCGGCTCGAAGTGCTGCTGCTGGGCTTGCGCAAGAAGGGCGATGAAGACACCTTGGGGCAGCTCGAAGGCGCAATGGCGGACGTCGATCGGGTGATCGGCATTTTCAATGCGCTGTTGCGTCTAGCTGAGATCGATGCGGGCGTACGGCGTTCGGGCTTTGCAGAAAGCGACGTGGTGACGATTCTGTCCGATGCCGTCGAGTTCTATCAGCCTGTTGCGGAGTTGCGCGGCATTTCGCTTTCGTTGCTTCTGTGCTCGGAAAGCGAAGTGCTGGCCGTCGTCGATCCGCTGCTGCTCGCGCAGGCGATCGGCAATCTGATCGACAACGCGCTCAAGTATGCGCGGGAAGATGGCGAGGTTGGGGTTTCGCTGTGCGAGCATGAAGATCATGTCGAAATCACCGTTACCGACGATGGCCCAGGTATTCCCGCCGCCGAACGGACCAAGGTCACAGAGCGGTTCTACCGCGGCGACCATAGCAGAGGAACGCCGGGCGTCGGCCTTGGACTCGCGCTGGTCAAGGCGGTCGCGACGCTGCATCAGGGCTCGCTTGAATTTGCCGACAACGCTCCAGGGCTTGCGGCGACGATGACGATCCGGCGGAGGACCTAG
- the aroE gene encoding shikimate dehydrogenase: MTDQYAVIGNPIGHTKSPLIHGQFAEETQQDMSYTAIEGPLEPQDAFAATVRGFIAVGGKGMNVTAPFKLKAFAMADERSERAALAGAANALSFKDGRIIAENFDGLGLLRDIEVNLNLPMAGKRVLVLGAGGAVRGALLPFLAARPAELVVANRDIAKVRALVDQVSTSGPLAACGYANLEAMGQFDLVVNATSASLTGELPPVPPSVFSPTGAAYELAYGKRLAPFLRLARNAGVQGVADGVGMLVEQAAEAFAWWRGVRPQTRAVIDRLTVPLD; the protein is encoded by the coding sequence ATGACTGACCAGTACGCGGTGATCGGCAATCCGATCGGCCATACGAAGTCCCCGCTGATCCACGGTCAATTTGCAGAAGAGACCCAGCAGGACATGTCCTATACGGCGATCGAAGGTCCGCTGGAGCCGCAGGACGCGTTCGCTGCGACCGTGCGCGGATTCATCGCAGTGGGCGGCAAAGGCATGAACGTGACCGCGCCGTTCAAGTTGAAAGCGTTCGCGATGGCTGACGAGCGCAGCGAGCGCGCGGCGCTGGCTGGCGCCGCTAACGCGCTGAGCTTTAAGGACGGCCGGATCATCGCTGAGAACTTCGATGGCCTCGGCCTGCTGCGCGACATCGAGGTCAATCTTAACCTGCCGATGGCCGGCAAACGCGTGCTAGTCCTCGGCGCGGGCGGCGCAGTGCGTGGCGCATTGCTGCCCTTCCTTGCCGCGCGACCCGCGGAACTCGTCGTCGCCAATCGGGACATCGCAAAGGTTCGGGCGCTGGTCGACCAGGTCAGCACGAGCGGGCCGCTTGCCGCTTGCGGCTACGCCAATCTCGAGGCGATGGGACAGTTCGACCTCGTGGTCAACGCGACGTCGGCTAGCTTGACGGGCGAACTCCCACCCGTTCCACCGAGCGTTTTCAGCCCGACCGGCGCGGCCTATGAACTGGCCTATGGCAAGCGGCTAGCGCCGTTCCTGAGACTCGCTCGAAACGCAGGCGTACAAGGTGTCGCAGACGGTGTCGGCATGCTGGTGGAGCAGGCAGCCGAAGCGTTCGCATGGTGGCGCGGCGTGCGGCCCCAGACCCGGGCCGTGATCGATCGGCTTACTGTGCCGCTCGACTGA
- a CDS encoding IS1182 family transposase, whose amino-acid sequence MKRFVQGDNRTQSFLLPEALDDYVTDTNPVRVVDVFVDELDLQKLGFEGVEPALTGRPSYHPEVMLKIYIYGYLNRIQSSRRLEREAQRNIELMWLTGRLAPDFKTIARFRKDNGKAIRGVCRQFVMLCQRLDLFAEAFVAIDGSKFKAVNHRDRNFTSAKLERRMRDIESSIARYLDAMDTADRQEPAIAKVRTERLQDKIAALKEQMRSLKEIEVQLNAAPDKQVSLTDPDARSMKTRGTGVVGYNVQTAVDTKHHLIVAHVVTNDGIDRDQLTSMAKLARDEMGVDRLTAIADRGYYKSEEILACHEAGINVFVPKTVTSSATAHGRFGKDDFIYNARTNEYRCPAGERLIWRFSTVERGLTISKYWSSNCQQCSLKGDCTPGPQRRVTRWEHEAVLDEMQARLDHAPEMMRIRRQTVEHPFGTIKAWMGATHFLTRTIEKVSTEMSLHVLAYNMKRVIKLLGSEAVMKAMRA is encoded by the coding sequence ATGAAGCGGTTCGTTCAAGGCGACAATCGTACACAAAGCTTTCTCCTCCCCGAAGCACTTGACGACTACGTGACGGACACCAATCCCGTGCGCGTAGTCGATGTTTTTGTAGATGAGCTTGATCTTCAGAAGCTCGGATTTGAAGGTGTTGAGCCAGCTCTGACGGGGCGGCCTTCATATCATCCGGAGGTGATGCTCAAGATCTATATCTACGGTTACCTGAACCGTATTCAATCCAGCCGCCGCCTTGAACGCGAGGCCCAGCGCAATATCGAACTGATGTGGCTCACGGGCCGCCTGGCCCCGGACTTCAAGACCATTGCGCGGTTTCGTAAAGACAACGGCAAAGCAATCCGCGGCGTCTGTCGTCAGTTCGTCATGCTATGCCAGCGTCTGGACCTCTTCGCCGAAGCGTTCGTTGCAATCGACGGCAGCAAGTTCAAGGCGGTGAACCACCGCGACCGCAACTTCACAAGCGCCAAGCTTGAACGACGCATGCGCGACATCGAGTCAAGTATCGCTCGCTATCTCGATGCGATGGATACAGCGGATCGTCAGGAGCCTGCAATCGCGAAGGTCAGAACAGAACGATTACAGGACAAGATTGCAGCCTTGAAGGAACAGATGCGAAGCCTCAAGGAGATCGAGGTCCAACTCAACGCAGCACCCGACAAACAGGTATCGCTCACGGACCCAGATGCTCGTTCGATGAAGACGCGGGGAACCGGAGTCGTCGGCTACAACGTCCAGACGGCGGTTGATACGAAGCACCATCTGATCGTCGCGCACGTGGTTACTAATGATGGCATTGATCGAGATCAGCTGACGTCGATGGCGAAGCTGGCGCGTGATGAAATGGGCGTCGACAGGCTCACTGCAATTGCGGATCGCGGCTACTACAAGAGCGAGGAGATACTCGCATGTCACGAGGCTGGAATAAATGTGTTCGTTCCTAAGACCGTGACATCGAGCGCAACGGCTCATGGCCGATTCGGCAAGGATGACTTCATCTATAACGCGAGGACGAACGAATATCGGTGCCCAGCAGGCGAGCGGCTCATCTGGCGATTCTCAACCGTTGAGCGCGGCCTGACGATCAGTAAGTACTGGAGTTCTAATTGCCAGCAATGTTCGCTAAAAGGGGACTGCACGCCGGGTCCTCAACGTCGCGTGACACGCTGGGAGCACGAGGCTGTTCTTGATGAGATGCAGGCGCGACTTGATCATGCGCCTGAGATGATGCGCATCCGGCGACAGACTGTCGAGCACCCCTTCGGCACGATCAAGGCATGGATGGGCGCCACTCATTTCCTGACACGGACCATCGAGAAAGTGAGCACGGAGATGAGCCTGCACGTGCTGGCGTACAACATGAAGCGGGTGATCAAACTACTCGGTTCCGAAGCGGTTATGAAGGCGATGCGGGCGTGA
- a CDS encoding LysR family transcriptional regulator, producing MNPAELPDLKLLQLFDLLYDVRNVTRVAEQLGQSQPTVSIWLGRLREHLQDPLFIRTPGGMAPTPQADALIGPCREILESLRSFAAWEIAFDPTTAKRRFRICMTDASHITLLPRMLAHVRAQAPGIRLEAARIDGNTERALESGEADLAIGHVPWLGGGIYQQQLYTQDWVCLMNRHHPRVRGKLGLKQYRAEGHVAIAAGTGAQLLEQALVRENVERDVVLELPGFLGLGAIIKSTDLIATLPRHIGETLAKVNDLSVHPCPMPVEGFAVRQHWHARYHHEAGNRWLRDLVVQLFSSLR from the coding sequence ATGAACCCGGCAGAACTCCCCGATCTGAAACTGCTGCAGCTTTTCGATCTTCTCTACGACGTCCGCAATGTCACGCGTGTCGCGGAGCAACTCGGACAGAGTCAGCCGACCGTCAGCATCTGGCTCGGGCGTTTGCGTGAGCATCTGCAAGACCCGCTGTTCATCCGTACGCCTGGCGGCATGGCACCGACGCCGCAAGCCGATGCGCTGATCGGTCCGTGCCGGGAGATTCTCGAATCACTGCGGAGTTTCGCTGCGTGGGAGATTGCATTCGATCCCACCACCGCCAAGCGGCGGTTTCGCATCTGCATGACCGACGCGAGCCACATCACGCTGCTTCCTCGAATGCTGGCGCACGTGCGCGCGCAGGCGCCCGGGATCCGTCTCGAAGCGGCCAGGATCGACGGCAATACCGAACGCGCGCTGGAGTCAGGTGAGGCAGACCTTGCGATCGGTCACGTGCCCTGGCTCGGCGGCGGCATTTACCAGCAGCAGTTGTACACGCAGGACTGGGTGTGTCTGATGAACAGGCATCATCCGCGCGTGCGCGGAAAGCTCGGGCTCAAGCAGTACCGCGCGGAAGGCCATGTCGCCATCGCGGCAGGGACGGGGGCGCAACTGCTGGAGCAGGCGCTGGTGCGCGAGAACGTCGAGCGGGACGTGGTACTCGAGCTGCCGGGTTTTCTCGGGCTCGGGGCCATCATCAAGAGCACCGACCTGATTGCCACGCTGCCGCGGCATATCGGCGAGACGCTGGCGAAGGTGAATGACCTGTCGGTTCATCCGTGTCCGATGCCGGTGGAGGGGTTTGCCGTGCGGCAGCACTGGCACGCCCGCTATCACCACGAAGCGGGAAATCGCTGGCTGCGCGATCTGGTGGTTCAGCTATTCAGCAGTTTGCGGTGA
- a CDS encoding VOC family protein: MNGSKAYLEHVAIWVKDIHWHIRFFEDVFGMTMREVDGTVEEPRQYWTLGGLQFIHNPQHDAPEGRLGHLGVMCEDMEAALAAAQQYDVSEMPQGRNWLRLPDGLAVELIQAKPASCVARALDINPRAEV; this comes from the coding sequence ATGAACGGCAGCAAGGCTTATCTGGAGCATGTCGCCATCTGGGTGAAGGACATTCACTGGCACATCCGCTTTTTCGAAGACGTTTTCGGCATGACGATGCGCGAGGTCGACGGCACCGTCGAAGAACCACGGCAGTACTGGACGCTCGGCGGGCTGCAATTCATTCATAACCCGCAGCATGACGCGCCCGAAGGCCGCCTTGGTCACCTGGGCGTGATGTGCGAAGACATGGAAGCGGCGCTCGCCGCCGCGCAACAGTATGACGTCAGCGAAATGCCGCAGGGACGCAACTGGTTGCGCCTGCCGGACGGCCTCGCCGTCGAACTGATTCAGGCCAAGCCCGCTTCATGCGTGGCGCGGGCGCTGGACATCAACCCGCGTGCGGAGGTTTGA
- a CDS encoding CaiB/BaiF CoA transferase family protein, giving the protein MQARPLEGIRVVDYSHFLAGPYVGRCLAALGAEVIKVERPGSGDAGRQHATVLDDEQSGYFLQLNMGKRGVSVNMRDARGKAFMQRLCDSADVFVENYRPGALNKLGLGYDELSARNPGLVYCSISAYGHTGPDAHRAGFGLIAEAKSGIMQMIGTPGEPPPLMRISLGDMYTGIHAVAAINAALLGRVKSGRGQHIDMALYDTLVSMHEYAVQCYTMQGILPEQTGHDMPTSTLYGVFRAADGDLVIAAQVDDAWKRFAALIEAHGGPDGFGTDTRFHTLAGRNANRLDILSVVKPWVANRPVAQVLALLDGIDVPCAKVQRIDEVLADPQIVARGMVVEQEHPRYGTFRLPNLPFRFSDCDTTIRDVAPDLGQHNAEVAQSLGFGAAEIDAMQTEGVLCSKVRP; this is encoded by the coding sequence ATGCAAGCACGTCCTCTCGAAGGTATCCGCGTCGTCGATTACAGCCATTTTCTGGCCGGTCCGTATGTCGGACGTTGTCTCGCGGCGCTCGGTGCCGAAGTCATCAAGGTCGAGCGTCCAGGCAGCGGCGACGCCGGACGTCAGCACGCAACCGTGCTCGACGACGAGCAGAGCGGCTATTTCCTGCAACTGAACATGGGCAAGCGCGGCGTCAGCGTCAACATGCGCGACGCGCGCGGCAAGGCGTTCATGCAGCGGCTGTGTGACTCGGCGGACGTGTTCGTCGAGAACTACCGGCCGGGTGCATTGAACAAACTCGGGCTGGGCTATGACGAACTGTCCGCGCGCAATCCGGGCCTCGTCTACTGCTCGATCTCGGCCTACGGCCACACGGGACCGGACGCGCACCGCGCAGGTTTCGGCCTGATTGCCGAAGCGAAGAGCGGGATCATGCAGATGATCGGCACGCCCGGTGAACCGCCGCCATTGATGCGCATCTCGCTGGGCGACATGTATACGGGCATTCACGCCGTAGCGGCGATCAATGCCGCACTGCTCGGCCGCGTGAAGAGCGGGCGCGGCCAACACATCGACATGGCGCTGTACGACACGCTGGTGTCGATGCACGAATACGCGGTGCAGTGTTACACGATGCAAGGCATCCTGCCGGAGCAGACGGGCCACGATATGCCCACGTCGACGCTCTATGGCGTGTTCCGTGCCGCCGACGGCGACCTCGTGATCGCGGCGCAGGTGGACGACGCCTGGAAGCGCTTCGCAGCTCTGATCGAGGCGCATGGCGGACCGGACGGTTTTGGCACCGACACACGCTTTCACACCCTCGCGGGACGCAACGCGAACCGGTTGGACATTCTGTCCGTCGTGAAGCCCTGGGTGGCAAACCGACCGGTTGCGCAGGTGCTTGCACTGCTCGACGGCATCGATGTGCCGTGTGCGAAGGTGCAGCGTATCGATGAGGTACTTGCCGATCCGCAGATCGTCGCGCGCGGCATGGTAGTCGAGCAGGAGCACCCTCGCTACGGGACATTCCGTCTGCCGAATCTGCCCTTCCGCTTCTCGGACTGCGATACGACGATCCGCGACGTCGCGCCCGATCTCGGTCAGCACAACGCGGAAGTGGCGCAATCGCTGGGTTTCGGCGCTGCCGAAATCGACGCGATGCAGACCGAAGGTGTGTTGTGTTCAAAGGTGAGGCCATGA